The following proteins are co-located in the Doryrhamphus excisus isolate RoL2022-K1 chromosome 3, RoL_Dexc_1.0, whole genome shotgun sequence genome:
- the LOC131125366 gene encoding tripartite motif-containing protein 2-like isoform X3: MVQQLTNQRAAIEEDIVGSFEDLHRQLDVRKSVLLMELEVTFGLKQKVLQAQLESLLQGESAVSSACTRAEDTLATEACSGSLEAELELKDKLEELVGCHFPCQPEENDQLDLVLETDGLRKWIHNLGTIVTTSAVASQSEAMGAGLEQCIVGLPASVTIVTRDKSGGACKSGNAILSAEVFTPDGSIVDGEMVDRKNGTYEFVYVVPKEGEFSLALRLYDQHIKGSPFKLSVSRPQVSPSSATVNATPSTGSSEGAKRRGKSPGQKKKGSKRASSALGTPRRKTQNPIEDDLIFRIGTKGRNKGEFTNLQGVAAASDGNILIADSNNQCVQIFSNQGEFRSRFGVRGRSAGQLQRPTGVAVHPSGDIIIADYDNKWVSIFSSDGKFKAKLGSGRLMGPKGVTVDRNGHVIVVDNKACTVFIFQLSGKLITKFGSRGNGDKQFAGPHFAAINENNEIIVSDFHNHSVKVFTPEGELLLKFGSNGEGNGQFNAPTGVAVDMNGNIIVADWGNSRIQVFDGSGSFLSYINTSADPLYGPQGLALTDDGHVVVADSGNHCFKVYRYLQ; encoded by the exons ATGGTGCAGCAGCTGACCAATCAAAGGGCTGCCATCGAAGAGGACATTGTAGGCAGCTTTGAGGACCTCCACAGGCAGCTGGACGTGAGGAAAAGTGTTCTTCTCATGGAGCTGGAGGTCACCTTCGGACTCAAGCAGAAG GTTCTCCAGGCTCAGCTGGAGAGCCTCCTGCAGGGAGAGAGCGCTGTGTCGTCTGCCTGTACACGTGCGGAGGACACCTTGGCGACGGAAGCGTGTAGCGGCAGCTTGGAGGCGGAGCTGGAGCTCAAGGATAAGCTGGAGGAGTTGGTCGGGTGTCACTTTCCGTGTCAGCCGGAAGAGAACGACCAGCTGGATCTGGTCCTGGAGACAGACGGCCTCAGAAAGTGGATCCACAACTTGGGGACCATCGTGACCACCAG tgCTGTGGCTAGCCAGAGCGAGGCCATGGGTGCCGGCCTGGAGCAGTGTATTGTGGGACTTCCTGCCTCTGTTACCATAGTAACAAGAGACAAGTCAGGAGGCGCCTGCAAGAGTGGCAACGCCATCTTGTCAGCCGAG GTCTTCACCCCTGATGGCAGCATCGTAGACGGCGAGATGGTGGACCGCAAGAACGGAACTTATGAGTTTGTCTACGTTGTACCCAAAGAGGGCGAGTTCTCATTGGCTCTGCGCCTATACGACCAACACATCAAAGGAAGTCCCTTTAAGCTGAGCGTGAGCAGACCACAG GTATCACCCTCATCCGCCACGGTAAACGCCACACCGTCCACAGGTTCCTCCGAGGGCGCCAAGAGGCGGGGCAAGTCCCCTGGCCAGAAGAAGAAGGGCTCTAAGAGGGCCAGCAGCGCCCTGGGAACGCCACGTCGCAAAACCCAGAACCCCATCGAAGACGACCTCATCTTTCGAATCG GAACCAAGGGCAGGAACAAAGGAGAGTTCACGAACCTGCAAGGAGTCGCCGCGGCGTCAGACGGGAATATCCTCATTGCTGATAGCAACAACCAGTGTGTGCAG ATTTTTTCCAACCAGGGAGAATTCAGAAGTCGGTTTGGCGTACGCGGGCGGTCGGCAGGGCAACTGCAGCGCCCCACCGGCGTGGCTGTGCACCCCAGCGGTGACATCATCATCGCCGACTATGACAACAAGTGGGTCAGCATCTTCTCCAGTGACGGCAAGTTCAAG GCCAAACTGGGCTCGGGCAGGCTGATGGGACCCAAAGGCGTGACGGTGGACCGTAACGGTCATGTGATTGTGGTGGACAACAAAGCATGCACAGTGTTCATCTTCCAGCTGAGTGGCAAGCTCATCACCAAATTCGGGAGCCGCGGAAACGGCGACAAGCAGTTTGCAG GTCCACACTTTGCCGCCATCAATGAGAACAACGAGATCATTGTGAGCGACTTCCACAACCACTCTGTCAAG GTTTTCACGCCAGAAGGAGAACTGCTCCTCAAGTTTGGCTCTAACGGTGAGGGCAACGGACAGTTCAACGCTCCCACTGGTGTGGCCGTGGACATGAACGGGAACATCATCGTGGCTGACTGGGGCAATAGTAGGATACAG GTGTTTGACGGCAGCGGGTCTTTCCTGTCTTACATCAACACATCTGCTGACCCGCTGTACGGGCCGCAGGGGTTGGCCCTGACGGATGACGGACACGTGGTGGTGGCGGACTCAGGAAACCACTGCTTCAAAGTGTACCGGTACCTGCAGTGA
- the LOC131125366 gene encoding tripartite motif-containing protein 2-like isoform X2, with the protein MEAQQHSPESSSEECTVLEAPPTKDTCPQHGGKVFDYCCVCACALCDECVHDHKEHARTPIGHALEQHRNTLQAKQTAAHDRLPQISDAVVLVREMVQQLTNQRAAIEEDIVGSFEDLHRQLDVRKSVLLMELEVTFGLKQKVLQAQLESLLQGESAVSSACTRAEDTLATEACSGSLEAELELKDKLEELVGCHFPCQPEENDQLDLVLETDGLRKWIHNLGTIVTTSAVASQSEAMGAGLEQCIVGLPASVTIVTRDKSGGACKSGNAILSAEVFTPDGSIVDGEMVDRKNGTYEFVYVVPKEGEFSLALRLYDQHIKGSPFKLSVSRPQVSPSSATVNATPSTGSSEGAKRRGKSPGQKKKGSKRASSALGTPRRKTQNPIEDDLIFRIGTKGRNKGEFTNLQGVAAASDGNILIADSNNQCVQIFSNQGEFRSRFGVRGRSAGQLQRPTGVAVHPSGDIIIADYDNKWVSIFSSDGKFKAKLGSGRLMGPKGVTVDRNGHVIVVDNKACTVFIFQLSGKLITKFGSRGNGDKQFAGPHFAAINENNEIIVSDFHNHSVKVFTPEGELLLKFGSNGEGNGQFNAPTGVAVDMNGNIIVADWGNSRIQVFDGSGSFLSYINTSADPLYGPQGLALTDDGHVVVADSGNHCFKVYRYLQ; encoded by the exons ATGGAGGCGCAGCAACACTCCCCTGAAAGCAGCAGTGAGGAGTGCACCGTCCTGGAGGCTCCGCCCACTAAAGACACCTGCCCGCAACACGGCGGCAAG GTGTTTGACTATTGTTGTGTGTGCGCATGCGCGTTGTGCGACGAGTGCGTGCATGATCACAAAGAGCACGCCAGGACGCCGATAGGCCATGCCCTGGAACAACACCGCAACACCTTGCAGGCCAAGCAAACAGCCGCACATGATAG ACTTCCGCAAATTTCGGACGCCGTGGTCCTGGTCAGAGAGATGGTGCAGCAGCTGACCAATCAAAGGGCTGCCATCGAAGAGGACATTGTAGGCAGCTTTGAGGACCTCCACAGGCAGCTGGACGTGAGGAAAAGTGTTCTTCTCATGGAGCTGGAGGTCACCTTCGGACTCAAGCAGAAG GTTCTCCAGGCTCAGCTGGAGAGCCTCCTGCAGGGAGAGAGCGCTGTGTCGTCTGCCTGTACACGTGCGGAGGACACCTTGGCGACGGAAGCGTGTAGCGGCAGCTTGGAGGCGGAGCTGGAGCTCAAGGATAAGCTGGAGGAGTTGGTCGGGTGTCACTTTCCGTGTCAGCCGGAAGAGAACGACCAGCTGGATCTGGTCCTGGAGACAGACGGCCTCAGAAAGTGGATCCACAACTTGGGGACCATCGTGACCACCAG tgCTGTGGCTAGCCAGAGCGAGGCCATGGGTGCCGGCCTGGAGCAGTGTATTGTGGGACTTCCTGCCTCTGTTACCATAGTAACAAGAGACAAGTCAGGAGGCGCCTGCAAGAGTGGCAACGCCATCTTGTCAGCCGAG GTCTTCACCCCTGATGGCAGCATCGTAGACGGCGAGATGGTGGACCGCAAGAACGGAACTTATGAGTTTGTCTACGTTGTACCCAAAGAGGGCGAGTTCTCATTGGCTCTGCGCCTATACGACCAACACATCAAAGGAAGTCCCTTTAAGCTGAGCGTGAGCAGACCACAG GTATCACCCTCATCCGCCACGGTAAACGCCACACCGTCCACAGGTTCCTCCGAGGGCGCCAAGAGGCGGGGCAAGTCCCCTGGCCAGAAGAAGAAGGGCTCTAAGAGGGCCAGCAGCGCCCTGGGAACGCCACGTCGCAAAACCCAGAACCCCATCGAAGACGACCTCATCTTTCGAATCG GAACCAAGGGCAGGAACAAAGGAGAGTTCACGAACCTGCAAGGAGTCGCCGCGGCGTCAGACGGGAATATCCTCATTGCTGATAGCAACAACCAGTGTGTGCAG ATTTTTTCCAACCAGGGAGAATTCAGAAGTCGGTTTGGCGTACGCGGGCGGTCGGCAGGGCAACTGCAGCGCCCCACCGGCGTGGCTGTGCACCCCAGCGGTGACATCATCATCGCCGACTATGACAACAAGTGGGTCAGCATCTTCTCCAGTGACGGCAAGTTCAAG GCCAAACTGGGCTCGGGCAGGCTGATGGGACCCAAAGGCGTGACGGTGGACCGTAACGGTCATGTGATTGTGGTGGACAACAAAGCATGCACAGTGTTCATCTTCCAGCTGAGTGGCAAGCTCATCACCAAATTCGGGAGCCGCGGAAACGGCGACAAGCAGTTTGCAG GTCCACACTTTGCCGCCATCAATGAGAACAACGAGATCATTGTGAGCGACTTCCACAACCACTCTGTCAAG GTTTTCACGCCAGAAGGAGAACTGCTCCTCAAGTTTGGCTCTAACGGTGAGGGCAACGGACAGTTCAACGCTCCCACTGGTGTGGCCGTGGACATGAACGGGAACATCATCGTGGCTGACTGGGGCAATAGTAGGATACAG GTGTTTGACGGCAGCGGGTCTTTCCTGTCTTACATCAACACATCTGCTGACCCGCTGTACGGGCCGCAGGGGTTGGCCCTGACGGATGACGGACACGTGGTGGTGGCGGACTCAGGAAACCACTGCTTCAAAGTGTACCGGTACCTGCAGTGA
- the LOC131125366 gene encoding tripartite motif-containing protein 2-like isoform X1 — protein sequence MEAQQHSPESSSEECTVLEAPPTKDTCPQHGGKVFDYCCVCACALCDECVHDHKEHARTPIGHALEQHRNTLQAKQTAAHDRLPQISDAVVLVREMVQQLTNQRAAIEEDIVGSFEDLHRQLDVRKSVLLMELEVTFGLKQKVLQAQLESLLQGESAVSSACTRAEDTLATEACSGSLEAELELKDKLEELVGCHFPCQPEENDQLDLVLETDGLRKWIHNLGTIVTTSAVASQSEAMGAGLEQCIVGLPASVTIVTRDKSGGACKSGNAILSAEVVLTSVHQSNAKSKVVGEADLFFPQVFTPDGSIVDGEMVDRKNGTYEFVYVVPKEGEFSLALRLYDQHIKGSPFKLSVSRPQVSPSSATVNATPSTGSSEGAKRRGKSPGQKKKGSKRASSALGTPRRKTQNPIEDDLIFRIGTKGRNKGEFTNLQGVAAASDGNILIADSNNQCVQIFSNQGEFRSRFGVRGRSAGQLQRPTGVAVHPSGDIIIADYDNKWVSIFSSDGKFKAKLGSGRLMGPKGVTVDRNGHVIVVDNKACTVFIFQLSGKLITKFGSRGNGDKQFAGPHFAAINENNEIIVSDFHNHSVKVFTPEGELLLKFGSNGEGNGQFNAPTGVAVDMNGNIIVADWGNSRIQVFDGSGSFLSYINTSADPLYGPQGLALTDDGHVVVADSGNHCFKVYRYLQ from the exons ATGGAGGCGCAGCAACACTCCCCTGAAAGCAGCAGTGAGGAGTGCACCGTCCTGGAGGCTCCGCCCACTAAAGACACCTGCCCGCAACACGGCGGCAAG GTGTTTGACTATTGTTGTGTGTGCGCATGCGCGTTGTGCGACGAGTGCGTGCATGATCACAAAGAGCACGCCAGGACGCCGATAGGCCATGCCCTGGAACAACACCGCAACACCTTGCAGGCCAAGCAAACAGCCGCACATGATAG ACTTCCGCAAATTTCGGACGCCGTGGTCCTGGTCAGAGAGATGGTGCAGCAGCTGACCAATCAAAGGGCTGCCATCGAAGAGGACATTGTAGGCAGCTTTGAGGACCTCCACAGGCAGCTGGACGTGAGGAAAAGTGTTCTTCTCATGGAGCTGGAGGTCACCTTCGGACTCAAGCAGAAG GTTCTCCAGGCTCAGCTGGAGAGCCTCCTGCAGGGAGAGAGCGCTGTGTCGTCTGCCTGTACACGTGCGGAGGACACCTTGGCGACGGAAGCGTGTAGCGGCAGCTTGGAGGCGGAGCTGGAGCTCAAGGATAAGCTGGAGGAGTTGGTCGGGTGTCACTTTCCGTGTCAGCCGGAAGAGAACGACCAGCTGGATCTGGTCCTGGAGACAGACGGCCTCAGAAAGTGGATCCACAACTTGGGGACCATCGTGACCACCAG tgCTGTGGCTAGCCAGAGCGAGGCCATGGGTGCCGGCCTGGAGCAGTGTATTGTGGGACTTCCTGCCTCTGTTACCATAGTAACAAGAGACAAGTCAGGAGGCGCCTGCAAGAGTGGCAACGCCATCTTGTCAGCCGAGGTTGTCCTCACGTCTGTGCACCAATCTAACGCCAAAAGCAAAGTTGTAGGCGAGGCTGACCTCTTCTTCCCGCAGGTCTTCACCCCTGATGGCAGCATCGTAGACGGCGAGATGGTGGACCGCAAGAACGGAACTTATGAGTTTGTCTACGTTGTACCCAAAGAGGGCGAGTTCTCATTGGCTCTGCGCCTATACGACCAACACATCAAAGGAAGTCCCTTTAAGCTGAGCGTGAGCAGACCACAG GTATCACCCTCATCCGCCACGGTAAACGCCACACCGTCCACAGGTTCCTCCGAGGGCGCCAAGAGGCGGGGCAAGTCCCCTGGCCAGAAGAAGAAGGGCTCTAAGAGGGCCAGCAGCGCCCTGGGAACGCCACGTCGCAAAACCCAGAACCCCATCGAAGACGACCTCATCTTTCGAATCG GAACCAAGGGCAGGAACAAAGGAGAGTTCACGAACCTGCAAGGAGTCGCCGCGGCGTCAGACGGGAATATCCTCATTGCTGATAGCAACAACCAGTGTGTGCAG ATTTTTTCCAACCAGGGAGAATTCAGAAGTCGGTTTGGCGTACGCGGGCGGTCGGCAGGGCAACTGCAGCGCCCCACCGGCGTGGCTGTGCACCCCAGCGGTGACATCATCATCGCCGACTATGACAACAAGTGGGTCAGCATCTTCTCCAGTGACGGCAAGTTCAAG GCCAAACTGGGCTCGGGCAGGCTGATGGGACCCAAAGGCGTGACGGTGGACCGTAACGGTCATGTGATTGTGGTGGACAACAAAGCATGCACAGTGTTCATCTTCCAGCTGAGTGGCAAGCTCATCACCAAATTCGGGAGCCGCGGAAACGGCGACAAGCAGTTTGCAG GTCCACACTTTGCCGCCATCAATGAGAACAACGAGATCATTGTGAGCGACTTCCACAACCACTCTGTCAAG GTTTTCACGCCAGAAGGAGAACTGCTCCTCAAGTTTGGCTCTAACGGTGAGGGCAACGGACAGTTCAACGCTCCCACTGGTGTGGCCGTGGACATGAACGGGAACATCATCGTGGCTGACTGGGGCAATAGTAGGATACAG GTGTTTGACGGCAGCGGGTCTTTCCTGTCTTACATCAACACATCTGCTGACCCGCTGTACGGGCCGCAGGGGTTGGCCCTGACGGATGACGGACACGTGGTGGTGGCGGACTCAGGAAACCACTGCTTCAAAGTGTACCGGTACCTGCAGTGA
- the LOC131125595 gene encoding THAP domain-containing protein 6-like, protein MPHGALNHMVMPYWTWEEQTEKMPHSCSAWNCTNRFTVQARSNGITFHRFPKNKELRKRWQTAAKREEISASPSFMLCSEHFRPEDFDRTGQTVRIRDGAVPSVFSFPAHLRKGPSLPVATSVSQTSQKMACKTPPLDSSQSVQETKSLPIPSADHAYALPSTHDLRARLMKALDRVERLERELRNVKDRERRAKNTVSGLLEDLRVKKLINEELKEQLDIYSDLPTHLLSKQSHEYTKDQKDFAITLHSHGPKAYSYLRETLNINLPHPHTLQRWMTSKDAKGDDVMPQDALT, encoded by the exons ATGCCGCATGGAGCGCTGAATCATATGGTGATGCCATACTGGACGTGGGAAGAGCAAACTGAGAAGATGCCTCATTCATGTTCTGCATGGAATTGTACCAACCGGTTTACAGTCCAAGCCAGATCCAATGGGATTACCTTTCACAG GTTTCCCAAAAATAAAGAACTGAGAAAGCGGTGGCAAACAGCTGCCAAACGGGAGGAGATCTCGGCGAGTCCATCATTCATGCTCTGCAGTGAACACTTCAGACCGGAGGACTTTGACAGGACAGGTCAGACGGTCCGGATAAGAGATGGGGCTGTTCCTTCAGTATTCAGTTTCCCAGCTCATCTCCGAAAg GGCCCATCCTTACCTGTGGCAACCAGCGTGTCTCAGACCTCACAAAAGATGGCATGTAAAACTCCGCCACTGGACTCTTCCCAATCTGTCCAGGAGACCAAGTCCCTGCCTATACCCAGTGCT GACCACGCCTATGCTCTGCCTTCAACACATGATCTGAGGGCCAGACTCATGAAGGCCTTGGATAGGGTGGAGAGACTGGAACGAGAGTTGAGGAACGTGAAGGACAGAGAGAGGAGGGCAAAGAACACCGTGAGTGGTCTTCTGGAGGACCTTAGGGTGAAGAAACTAATAAATGAAGAATTGAAGGAGCAGCTTGATATATACTCag ACCTTCCAACACATCTCCTGTCAAAGCAGAGTCATGAATACACCAAAGACCAGAAGGATTTTGCCATCACTCTTCACTCACATGGTCCGAAGGCATACAGTTATCTGAGAGAGACTCTCAATATCAACCTCCCACATCCACATACATTGCAAAG ATGGATGACCTCAAAAGATGCTAAAGGCGATGACGTGATGCCGCAAGATGCGTTGACGTGA
- the LOC131125810 gene encoding zinc finger protein 827-like, producing the protein MKRGLRVLRTPPPPPPPPPPPPDEAQRVTQPASTYTHADHHAANRPSEHANNRLDAHATSSSPFLAATSLFSPDVSTKMASDLLIRLSEATQKALVHPGSRSEAESERRGALPEGRGGQQDEPGPALSPDGPGASPNPPSLSHTPDGDAATDTLASDFLRKLAESQVVTPPGVKVKEEEESMEINTLMMSDLIGDPPSVGGRHLATVKAEPLNWMETADSRLLGSGGSCRVPDVKQEKELLNEARDKFLSGVGTEEQLFFGDQLCSGAKMAEQCLRAALWQDMSVNLASTLLHQLSERVAKSNSAPTQRMTHTARKSPVVKAEPTWTCPSLSALDPSRSPSSTRGSSSFFYRCHVCGFETDRRLLFHDHMMEHRQRERGSFSLRCCVCDHSTNREEAMRAHVDTHLLGGVSRCPLTPPASSMPTVATATPLETSTSEHRCRICQRSFPGQQELLVHFQGHRQGNQYRCERCGHLTRTANKLVEHVRVHTGERPFTCDLCPYSAKRRDSLRLHCKVKHAARAADPTGVHTHRSYTQGDDPGKHGGRLHGDAQAAHAPPPPLLRDGGWGRDLSPVVSITTLLALKARSPAPSSPSSPSPFSSNKLSFLGYLGLTSL; encoded by the exons ATGAAGCGTGGGCTGAGAGTCTTacgcactcctcctcctcctcctcctcctcctcctccacctcctgacGAGGCCCAGCGAGTCACACAGCCAGccagcacatacacacacgctgaCCACCATGCGGCGAACAGGCCGAGCGAGCACGCTAACAACAGGCTGGACGCACATGCTACGAGTTCGAGCCCCTTCTTGGCAGCCACCTCTCTTTTCAGCCCCGATGTCAGCACCAAGATGGCGTCTGACCTTCTCATCAGGCTctcag AGGCGACCCAGAAGGCCCTGGTGCATCCTGGAAGTCGATCAGAGGCGGAgtctgagaggcggggtgcctTGCCCGAGGGACGGGGGGGGCAGCAGGATGAGCCGGGCCCGGCTCTGTCCCCAGACGGCCCTGGGGCGAGTCCCAATCCACCCTCGCTCTCGCACACTCCTGATGGGGACGCGGCCACAGACACGCTGGCTTCGGACTTCCTGAGAAAACTGGCCG AGAGTCAAGTCGTGACCCCGCCCGGTGTGAAGgtcaaggaggaagaggagtctATGGAAATCAACACGCTGATGATGTCAGATCTCATCGGGGATCCGCCCAGCGTAGGAGGCCGCCATCTTGCCACCGTCAAAGCAGAGCCGCTCAATTGGATGGAGACGGCAGATTCACGTCTGCTGGGTTCCGGTGGTAGCTGCCGGGTTCCAGATGTCAAACAGGAGAAGGAGCTCCTCAACGAGGCCCGAGACAAGTTCTTGTCTGGAGTCGGCACCGAGGAGCAGCTCTTCTTTGGAGACCAGTTGTGTTCTGGAGCCAAAATGGCGGAGCAGTGCCTGCGAGCAGCACTGTGGCAGGACATGTCCGTCAACCTGGCATCCACGCTGCTGCACCAGCTCTCAG AACGTGTTGCTAAGTCCAACAGCGCTCCGACACAAAGGATGACCCACACCGCCAGGAAGAG TCCAGTCGTGAAGGCGGAGCCAACCTGGACCTGCCCCTCTTTGAGCGCCCTGGATCCTTCTc GAAGTCCAAGCAGCACGAGAGGAAGTAGCAGCTTCTTCTACAG GTGTCACGTGTGCGGCTTTGAGACGGACAGGCGCCTCCTTTTCCACGATCACATGATGGAGCACCGGCAACGGGAGCGCGGCTCCTTCTCGCTGCGCTGCTGCGTGTGCGACCACTCGACCAATCGGGAGGAAGCCATGAGGGCCCACGTGGACACACACTTGCTGGGCGGAGTCAGCAG ATGCCCCCTCACCCCTCCCGCCAGCAGCATGCCGACAGTTGCTACGGCAACCCCGCTGGAGACGAGCACCTCAGAGCATCGCTGCCGCATCTGCCAGAGGTCGTTTCCAGGGCAACAGGAGCTGTTGGTTCACTTCCAGGGTCATCGCCAAGGCAACCAGTACCGCTGCGAGCGCTGCGGCCACCTGACGCGGACGGCCAACAAGCTGGTGGAGCACGTGCGCGTGCACACGGGGGAGCGCCCCTTCACCTGTGACCTTTGCCCTTACAGCGCCAAGCGGCGGGACAGCCTGCGTCTTCACTGCAAGGTCAAACACGCCGCCCGCGCCGCCGACCCCACTGGCGTCCACACCCACCGCTCGTACACGCAGGGGGACGATCCCGGCAAACACGGCgggcggctgcacggcgacgcGCAGGCTGCACACGCCCCTCCTCCCCCCTTGCTGCGTGATGGAGGCTGGGGGCGGGATTTGTCTCCCGTGGTTTCAATCACCACGCTGCTCGCGCTCAAAGCTCGCTCTCCCgcgccctcctccccctcctccccctccccttTTTCTTCCAACAAACTTTCCTTCCTGGGCTACCTTGGCCTGACGTCTTTGTGA
- the LOC131126242 gene encoding zinc finger protein 239-like produces the protein MRNIWGASVGQRTTWTGLKSCCVSQTQKEEDQRHTISVKSEMEHNHGDRKLHLCGVCGKSLSDRRSLSRHKLTHSTERAHGCRTCGRRFKLSGTLRQHEKIHMRGERTFLCDICCQMFWSSQQLHVHMRRHSGERPHRCRLCGKGFVTRGLLTVHTRVHTGEAPYRCPDCGLSFKRKVHLDNHMTIHSGAKPFVCAVCGKACARKTYLTVHMRTHSGERPYKCDLCDRAFTQSHCLKTHMRSHQGAPAFQTLK, from the exons ATGAGAAATATCTGGGGAGCTTCTGTCGGCCAGAGGACAACCTGGACAGGATTGAAaag CTGTTGCGTTAGCCAGACGCAAAAGGAGGAAGACCAACGTCACACCATCTCAGTGAAGAGCGAGATGGAGCACAACCACGGCGACAGGAAGTTGCACCTGTGTGGTGTGTGCGGCAAATCTCTCAGCGACCGTCGCTCCCTCTCCCGCCATAAACTGACACACTCGACCGAACGTGCTCATGGCTGCCGGACGTGTGGCCGTCGGTTCAAGCTGTCAGGAACACTGCGGCAGCACGAGAAGATCCACATGCGTGGCGAGCGCACGTTTCTGTGCGACATCTGCTGCCAGATGTTCTGGAGCAGCCAGCAGCTGCACGTGCACATGCGGCGCCATAGCGGCGAGCGGCCACACCGCTGCCGCCTGTGCGGCAAAGGCTTCGTCACCAGGGGCCTCCTGACCGTGCACACGCGCGTGCACACAGGCGAGGCACCCTACCGCTGCCCTGACTGCGGCCTCTCCTTCAAACGCAAGGTGCACCTGGACAACCACATGACAATCCACTCAGGCGCCAAGCCCTTCGTGTGTGCCGTGTGTGGCAAAGCGTGTGCGCGGAAAACCTACCTGACGGTCCACATGAGGACGCACAGTGGCGAGCGTCCTTACAAGTGTGACTTGTGCGACAGAGCCTTCACGCAGAGTCACTGCCTGAAGACCCACATGAGgagccaccagggggcgccaGCCTTCCAAACGTTGAAGTGA
- the LOC131126241 gene encoding lecithin retinol acyltransferase-like: MHHHRGSQADQQTEMISSPPQNFLHPSSRLRRHTSLKLPTPVPPVCCRSGGARVVMLDTLIFLLEKFFFFCFSFLSSSPCCRYVGHAPAPPPPPLPHAAVLRRGDLLEVPRTLFTHFGIYLGNNRVAHLIPDILPVVTSDARLLRRKVTNTRLLLGVLTKRASVRVDSVEDFAYGARVLLNAMDRAVSRRALPGEEAARRAECLLGSAPYSLLWNNCEHFVTWCRYGAAGSLQTEQFCQWLKSLIRDQRNVVLAALLGLLSLTYLGVSSGTTLPAIIIPFTLWMAS, translated from the exons ATGCACCACCACCGTGGAAGTCAAGCCGACCAACAGACTGAAATGATCAGCTCACCCCCCCAAAACTTTCTTCATCCTTCCTCGCGGCTGCGACGTCACACCTCCCTAAAACTCCCCACCCCCGTCCCTCCAGTGTGCTGTAGGAGTGGAGGAGCGCGGGTCGTCATGTTGGACACGCTCATCTTCCTCCTGGAgaagttcttcttcttctgtttctcCTTTTTGTCATCTTCTCCATGTTGTCGTTACGTCGGCCACGcgcctgctcctcctcctcctcctcttcctcacgcCGCTGTCCTCCGACGTGGAGACTTATTGGAGGTCCCACGCACGCTCTTCACGCACTTTGGCATCTACTTGGGCAACAACCGCGTGGCGCACCTCATCCCGGACATCCTCCCCGTCGTCACGTCGGACGCGCGTCTGCTCCGCCGCAAGGTGACAAACACGCGCCTGCTACTCGGCGTGCTCACTAAGCGCGCAAGCGTCCGCGTGGACTCCGTGGAAGACTTCGCCTACGGCGCGCGCGTGCTGCTGAACGCCATGGACCGCGCCGTGAGCCGCCGCGCGCTGCCTGGCGAGGAGGCGGCGCGGCGCGCCGAGTGCCTGCTGGGCAGCGCCCCCTACAGTCTCCTGTGGAACAACTGCGAGCACTTCGTTACGTGGTGCCGCTACGGTGCGGCGGGCAGCCTTCAGACGGAGCAG TTCTGCCAGTGGTTGAAGTCGTTGATCCGAGACCAGAGGAACGTGGTTCTGGCGGCGCTGCTGGGCCTCCTCTCCCTGACGTATTTGGGCGTGTCCTCCGGCACCACCCTGCCCGCCATCATCATCCCCTTCACGCTTTGGATGGCCAGCTAG